One window of Xanthomonas sp. 10-10 genomic DNA carries:
- the ubiH gene encoding 2-octaprenyl-6-methoxyphenyl hydroxylase — MTHPHDVLIVGGGLVGSSLAIALDRLGLDVGLVEATPAGAPPAVFDQRNLSFAAATVNALGVLGVMAKLRSPPGPIRRIHVSRAGDFGRVQLEAVDYGRDSFGQVVVARDFGDALQARLDETAGVRRYRPARCIGVEPVQDDMRAVRVATADGEQRVLARLVVGADGTHSAVRELLHIDTDTHDFLQTLFVARVRASRPPDGTAWERFGEHGPTALLPRGDRHYGAIHCVARAEAEAVAALDEAGWLARLQRAAGWRAGRFVASGERSAYPLVQVLANHLIAERVVLLGNAAQTLHPIGAQGFNLGLRDALTLAELIEHDRSDAGSGALLADYVARRRVDREQTIGFSSGLARLTGNPAPLLRPLRSLGLLATSQAAPLQSMLVGGAMGFRGDVPQLCRGSV; from the coding sequence ATGACACACCCACATGACGTTCTGATCGTTGGTGGCGGCCTGGTCGGCTCCAGCCTGGCGATTGCACTGGACCGCCTCGGCCTGGATGTCGGACTGGTCGAAGCCACGCCGGCCGGCGCGCCGCCGGCGGTGTTCGACCAACGCAACCTGAGTTTTGCCGCGGCCACCGTCAACGCGCTCGGCGTGCTGGGGGTGATGGCCAAGCTGCGCAGCCCGCCCGGCCCGATCCGGCGCATCCACGTCAGCCGCGCCGGCGATTTCGGGCGCGTGCAGCTGGAGGCCGTCGACTACGGGCGCGACAGCTTTGGCCAGGTGGTGGTGGCGCGCGACTTCGGCGACGCCTTGCAGGCACGTCTGGACGAAACGGCTGGCGTGCGCCGTTACCGCCCGGCGCGCTGCATCGGTGTGGAGCCGGTACAGGACGACATGCGCGCGGTGCGCGTGGCAACCGCCGATGGCGAACAGCGCGTCCTGGCCAGGCTGGTGGTCGGTGCCGATGGCACGCACAGCGCCGTGCGCGAACTGCTGCATATCGACACCGACACGCACGATTTCCTGCAGACTCTGTTCGTGGCCCGCGTGCGCGCCTCCCGGCCGCCGGATGGCACCGCATGGGAGCGCTTCGGCGAGCATGGGCCGACTGCGCTGCTGCCGCGGGGCGACCGCCACTACGGCGCGATCCATTGCGTCGCGCGCGCCGAGGCCGAGGCGGTCGCCGCGCTCGACGAGGCCGGCTGGCTGGCCCGGTTGCAGCGTGCGGCCGGCTGGCGCGCCGGGCGCTTTGTCGCCAGCGGCGAACGCAGCGCCTATCCGCTGGTGCAGGTGCTTGCCAACCACCTGATCGCCGAGCGCGTGGTGCTGCTCGGCAACGCGGCGCAGACGCTGCACCCCATCGGCGCGCAGGGCTTCAACCTGGGCTTGCGCGATGCGCTGACATTGGCCGAGCTGATCGAACACGATCGCAGCGATGCCGGGTCCGGCGCGCTGTTGGCCGACTATGTGGCGCGTCGGCGCGTGGACCGCGAGCAGACGATCGGCTTCTCCAGCGGGCTGGCGCGGCTGACCGGAAACCCGGCACCGTTGCTGCGGCCGCTACGCAGCCTGGGATTGCTCGCGACCTCGCAGGCCGCGCCGCTGCAATCGATGCTGGTCGGCGGAGCGATGGGTTTTCGTGGCGATGTGCCGCAACTATGC